The following are encoded in a window of Amaranthus tricolor cultivar Red isolate AtriRed21 chromosome 2, ASM2621246v1, whole genome shotgun sequence genomic DNA:
- the LOC130806839 gene encoding uncharacterized protein LOC130806839, with product MATGLPCPIEMEPKTLKEVQINHAREQAVAIQKREQAVAIQKREPQNAPDIFIQGLREVGSLDGTEKNANKEDHMGRLDDKVDGCIKNDNIKIDSSHHCLCTKILIEPPVADELGEREPLTAPF from the exons ATGGCAACTGGGTTACCTTGTCCCATTGAAATGGAGCCTAAGACGTTGAAGGAAGTACAAATCAACCATGCTAGG GAGCAAGCCGTAGCAATACAAAAGAGGGAGCAAGCCGTAGCAATACAAAAGAGGGAGCCGCAAAATGCGCCTGATATCTTTATTCAG GGGTTGAGAGAAGTTGGCTCTTTAGATGGAACGGAGAAGAATGCTAATAAAGAGGATCATATGGGAAGACTTGATGATAAAGTTGATGGATGTATCAAAAATGACAACATTAAAATAGATAGCTCGCACCATTGCTTATGCACTAAAATTCTCATTGAACCCCCAGTCGCAGATGAACTTGGGGAAAGAGAACCACTTACAGCTCccttttag
- the LOC130806757 gene encoding nuclear pore complex protein NUP35 translates to MSTSVQRTPKSGRQSLFFNDLATPISSRRGKFSTPGQAAAVSALWRENFASSDLPPPPVFTLEDRSDYSTESGIMDYPMSPEAKSDPRTPVQNSGREIPTPLNTKSEASTSIGLTGSQQNQQGSLSLNWWSPGKSTSDQEEKGKGSPVEGVVQPGALITVPQPREVARPEMQRSSLPAGNLNEEEWVTVYGFSPGDTNLVLREFEKCGVVLKHVPGPRNANWMHILYQNRADARKALSKNGSQINGVLIVGVKPTDIGQRQALDERVNNQGFMPMPPTSSGLNSEQISSTTSARPYYLQNVTGTAKQSNAIASPAKSVVSKVMDLMFGV, encoded by the exons ATGAGTACAAGCGTGCAAAGAACTCCTAAATCTGGTAGACAGTCGTTGTTTTTCAATGATTTAGCTACTCCCATCTCTTCTAGGAGGGGTAAATTTTCAACTCCAGGTCAGGCAGCGGCGGTTTCTGCACTCTGGCGAGAAAATTTTGCGAGTTCTGATCTTCCTCCACCCCCAGTGTTTACCTTAGAAGACCGTTCAGACTACTCAACAGAATCTGGTATTATGGACTATCCCATGTCTCCTGAAGCTAAATCAGATCCTAGAACTCCTGTTCAGAATTCTGGCCGAGAAATCCCAACACCACTGAACACTAAATCTGAGGCTAGCACTTCTATAGGTTTGACTGGAAGTCAGCAAAATCAACAAGGGTCCCTGAGTTTGAATTGGTGGTCCCCTGGTAAAAGCACTAGTGATCAAGAAGAGAAAGGAAAGGGTTCCCCTGTTGAGGGTGTCGTACAGCCAGGAGCTTTGATTACTGTTCCTCAGCCAAGGGAAGTAGCAAGGCCTGAGATGCAAAGGAGTAGTCTTCCAGCTGGGAATCTCAACGAGGAAGAATGGGTCACTGTTTACGG ATTTTCTCCAGGGGACACCAATTTGGTCTTACGGGAGTTTGAGAAATGTGGTGTTGTACTAAAACATGTTCCAGGACCAAGAAATGCTAATTGGATGCACATTCTCTACCAG AATCGTGCTGATGCTCGTAAAGCACTTAGCAAGAATGGGTCACAAATAAACGGTGTCCTTATCGTGGGGGTGAAGCCTACAGATATAGGACAGCGTCAGGCTCTTGATGAAAGGGTGAACAACCAAGGATTTATGCCGATGCCCCCTACATCATCTGGGTTGAATTCTGAGCAAATCTCTTCAACGACTTCTGCTCGTCCTTACTATCTTCAGAATGTTACCGGGACTGCAAAGCAGTCTAATGCAATTGCTTCCCCAGCAAAATCCGTTGTATCTAAGGTCATGGATTTAATGTTTGGTGTCTAG